Below is a window of Apodemus sylvaticus chromosome 5, mApoSyl1.1, whole genome shotgun sequence DNA.
TGTGTTGGTGCAGTAGAGATGTTGCTGTTGGTGGTAATGgcatatgaccgctatgtggccatctgcaaacCACTTCACTATTTCACTATTATGAACCTGAAAAGATGCACTGGATTGGTGTTAACTTCCTGGGCAGTTGCCTTTGTGCATGCCATGAGTCAGTTTTTGGCAGTTGTGAAACTGCCTCTCTGTGGTCGTATGGAAATTGACAGTTTCTTCTGTGACATACCACTTATAATCAAGCTAGCTTGCATGGATTCccatattttggatatttacaTGAATGTTGACTGTGGGTTTATAGTTTTAACCTGCTTTATTCTGTTGCTCATATCTTACACATATATCCTTCTCACTGTTCGCCAGAGCTCTAAAGCTGGGGCATCTAAGGCTCTGTCCACGTGCACTGCCCACATCACAGTGGTGATGATCTTTTTTGTGCCCTGCATCTTCATCTATGTGTGGCCCCTCAGTATCACCTGGTTGGACAAATTTCTTGCTGTGTTTTATACTGTTATTGCACCTCTCCTAAATCCAGCAATTTATACACTGAGAAATAAAGAGATGAAAAATGCCCTAAAGAAGTTAAAAAACTATTTTGTGGGTTGTAAGGGAAATACTTAAAGCCGAGAATCACtgtaaatatttcaaattgaCAATTCACTAAAATTACTACAGGCTTTTTAGTTTAATTTGGGAATTAAGTTTGTATGTACTATTGGTTACAATCTTTGCATATgtaaaatgcttaataaaatttTGAAGATTGAACATTTTAATcatatagaacattttaaattatttctgattttgttaaattgCCTTACTCCTGGGAAAATTATTGAATTGATTATTATGGCTTCTAtaatataaaagaacacaaatgtatTTTTCAGGCACATAGGTAGCATTTTTGTATCTTTTAATCTTAGCTTTAATTCAGTTAAATATTGCtctaataacatcaaaaatatattatcttttaaaaggGCAACATTATTATATTTTACGTTATTCCAGATTCCCCAAAACCTAAGAGGGTAGTATAAAATTTTTGAACTATAAAAGAGGGATAAGCTATATACTAATAGCAGTGAACTTTATATAATGTAACTTTTGTTGTATTaatgacatatttttataaagaaacctAATTCTGATTTCTCAATTATCTGAATTTTaagaattacatttttaaattattgtttattatttcaataaaatcatgAACTATAAGCTTTCAGAGACAGTGGCCATGAACTTCTTTGTTAATTTTTCATAATTAAGTACTTGTTTTAGTTATATCAAGAATCCTACAAAACTGAAAGATCAG
It encodes the following:
- the LOC127684508 gene encoding olfactory receptor 4K14-like, giving the protein MDGVNQSMVSEFVLLGLAHSRNLQVLLFIIFLMLYLLILSGNTVVMFSIITDKNLHSPMYFFLANLSFVDMWLSSATTPKMITDFLKEPKIISFVGCMTQVFFDHCVGAVEMLLLVVMAYDRYVAICKPLHYFTIMNLKRCTGLVLTSWAVAFVHAMSQFLAVVKLPLCGRMEIDSFFCDIPLIIKLACMDSHILDIYMNVDCGFIVLTCFILLLISYTYILLTVRQSSKAGASKALSTCTAHITVVMIFFVPCIFIYVWPLSITWLDKFLAVFYTVIAPLLNPAIYTLRNKEMKNALKKLKNYFVGCKGNT